The following proteins are co-located in the Enoplosus armatus isolate fEnoArm2 chromosome 8, fEnoArm2.hap1, whole genome shotgun sequence genome:
- the LOC139288987 gene encoding succinate dehydrogenase [ubiquinone] iron-sulfur subunit, mitochondrial has translation MSAVCVALSRNVLAIRNSGVMVMVRYAQTAAAPAPEPRIKKFQIYRWDPDTSGDKPRMQTYDIDLNTCGPMVLDALIKIKNEIDPTLTFRRSCREGICGSCAMNINGGNTLACLNKIDSNTSKPTKIYPLPHMYVVKDLVPDMSNFYAQYKSIEPYLKKKDEAEEGKEQYFQSVEDRQKLDGLYECILCACCSTSCPSYWWNGDKYLGPAVLMQAYRWMIDSRDEFTEERLSKLQDPFSLYRCHTIMNCTKTCPKGLNPGKAIAEIKKMMATYKEKKAAAS, from the exons ATGTCGGCGGTCTGTGTTGCCTTGAGTCGAAATGTTTTGGCTATTAGGAATTCTGGCGTGATGGTG ATGGTGCGGTACGCTCAGACTGCCGCCGCCCCCGCTCCTGAACCCAGGATCAAGAAGTTCCAGATTTACCGCTGGGACCCTGACACCAGCGGAGACAAACCACGAATGCAGACATATGACATTGATCTCAACAC GTGTGGTCCAATGGTTCTGGATGCCCTCATTAAGATCAAGAACGAGATTGACCCCACACTCACATTCAGACGCTCCTGCCGTGAGG GTATCTGTGGCTCATGTGCCATGAACATAAATGGAGGCAACACGCTGGCATGCCTTAATAAAATTGACAGCAACACAAGCAAACCGACCAAAATATACCCGCTCCCACACATGTATGTGGTCAAAGATCTGGTGCCT GACATGAGCAACTTCTATGCACAGTACAAGTCCATCGAGCCCTACCTAAAAAAGAAGGATGAAGCTGAAGAAGGAAAGGAGCAGTATTTCCAGTCGGTGGAGGACAGACAAAAACTG GACGGCCTGTATGAGTGCATCCTCTGCGCTTGCTGCAGCACCAGCTGTCCCAGCTACTGGTGGAACGGAGACAAATACCTGGGACCAGCTGTCCTAATGCAG GCATACCGGTGGATGATTGACTCCCGTGATGAATTCACTGAGGAACGTCTGTCCAAACTTCAGGACCCCTTCTCTCTCTACCGCTGCCACACTATCATGAACTGCACGAAGACTTGTCCCAAg GGACTGAACCCTGGAAAGGCCATTGCAGAGATCAAGAAAATGATGGCGACTTACAAAGAGAAGAAAGCGGCAGCTTCATGA